A single genomic interval of Zunongwangia sp. HGR-M22 harbors:
- a CDS encoding cryptochrome/photolyase family protein, producing MGKEKVNIFWFRRDLRLDDNVGFLAALKSDNPVLPIFIFDSEILDNLHEDDARVTFIFDTLQKMRSELQDNYNSSIAMFHGKPSEIYKQLLKDYQIGKVFTNRDYEPYAKDRDEEIEQLLEDHDIDFETFKDQVIFEKDEVVKGDGDPYVVYTPYMKTWMQQFKEMDLKIHYTSQFLDNLIQNTRLPNLSLSDIGFKKSSLKVPDFDTTPTLIQQYENTRNTPSKDGTSRLGAHLRFGTVSVRKMVKKANNEKNKTFLQELVWREFFMQVLYHNPSTVTDAFKKKYDKINWRNNEDEFEKWKTGKTGYPLVDAGMRQLNKSGFMHNRVRMLVGSFLCKHLLIDWRWGEAYFAKKLLDYEMSSNVGNWQWVAGSGVDAVPYFRIFNPTTQIEKFDKDEKYIKEWVEEYNTEDYPEKMVDHKEARERALSTYKEAVSNS from the coding sequence ATGGGTAAAGAAAAAGTAAATATATTTTGGTTCAGAAGAGATTTACGATTGGATGATAATGTTGGATTTTTAGCAGCTTTAAAAAGCGATAATCCTGTTTTGCCAATCTTTATTTTTGATTCTGAAATTTTAGATAATTTACATGAAGATGATGCGCGAGTCACTTTTATTTTCGATACGCTGCAGAAAATGCGAAGTGAGCTTCAGGATAATTACAATTCGTCTATTGCGATGTTTCATGGCAAACCATCAGAAATATATAAGCAACTTCTAAAAGATTACCAAATTGGTAAAGTATTTACCAATCGTGATTACGAGCCATATGCTAAAGACCGTGATGAAGAAATTGAACAGTTATTGGAAGATCATGACATAGATTTCGAAACTTTTAAAGATCAGGTAATTTTCGAAAAGGATGAAGTGGTAAAAGGTGACGGTGATCCTTATGTGGTATACACTCCTTATATGAAAACCTGGATGCAGCAATTCAAAGAGATGGATCTAAAGATTCATTATACTAGCCAGTTTTTAGATAATCTTATTCAAAATACAAGATTACCTAATTTAAGCCTTAGTGATATCGGATTTAAAAAATCATCTTTAAAAGTGCCCGATTTTGATACTACACCAACGCTTATTCAGCAATATGAAAATACCAGAAATACACCTTCTAAGGATGGCACAAGCCGATTGGGAGCACATCTAAGATTTGGTACGGTAAGCGTTAGAAAAATGGTGAAGAAAGCTAATAACGAAAAGAATAAGACTTTTTTACAGGAATTGGTATGGCGCGAGTTTTTTATGCAGGTTTTATATCACAATCCTTCCACAGTTACCGATGCTTTTAAAAAGAAGTACGATAAAATTAACTGGAGAAATAACGAAGATGAATTTGAAAAATGGAAAACAGGTAAAACCGGCTATCCCTTAGTTGATGCCGGTATGCGCCAACTTAACAAGTCTGGTTTTATGCATAATAGGGTTAGAATGTTGGTTGGAAGTTTTCTCTGCAAACATTTGCTTATCGATTGGCGATGGGGAGAAGCTTATTTTGCTAAAAAATTACTGGATTACGAAATGTCTTCTAACGTAGGAAATTGGCAATGGGTTGCCGGTAGTGGTGTAGATGCTGTCCCCTATTTCAGGATTTTTAATCCTACTACCCAAATTGAAAAATTTGATAAAGATGAAAAATACATTAAAGAATGGGTGGAAGAATATAATACCGAAGATTACCCTGAAAAAATGGTAGACCATAAAGAAGCTAGAGAGCGAGCGCTTTCAACTTATAAAGAAGCAGTTAGTAATAGTTAG
- a CDS encoding Gfo/Idh/MocA family protein, giving the protein MSKKINWAILGPGKIAKKFALGLTHVSNANLYAVASRSLDKAKDFSKEMGADKAYGSYEEMLNDTEVDAVYVATPHVFHNEHTLLCLKHKKAVLCEKPFAMNKNQVKEMIDFAQKQDTFLMEAMWTHFLPHFQYTAEIIKSGKYGKVLSMEADFGFDAPFDAESRIYNKSLGGGSLLDIGIYPIFAALSFLGKPEKIKATAKMADTGVDARCHATFIYPENVKAELYSFVDKETDVAATIKLEKAEIYIKPRFHNPSSVVITTPTENFTKEFGVTANGYNFEAEHVGKMLLEGRKESTEMTFAKSLELIEMLDSVREKIGLKY; this is encoded by the coding sequence ATGAGTAAAAAAATTAACTGGGCTATTTTGGGTCCGGGTAAAATTGCTAAAAAGTTTGCTCTTGGCCTTACACATGTATCTAATGCCAATCTTTATGCTGTTGCCAGTAGATCCTTGGATAAAGCTAAAGACTTTTCTAAAGAAATGGGTGCCGATAAAGCCTACGGAAGCTATGAAGAAATGCTAAACGATACTGAAGTAGACGCTGTTTATGTAGCGACACCTCATGTATTTCATAACGAGCATACGTTACTTTGCCTAAAACATAAAAAGGCAGTCTTATGTGAAAAACCTTTTGCTATGAATAAAAATCAGGTAAAAGAAATGATCGATTTTGCACAAAAACAAGACACCTTTTTGATGGAAGCGATGTGGACACATTTTCTTCCACATTTTCAATACACTGCGGAAATAATAAAATCTGGAAAGTACGGTAAAGTACTATCTATGGAAGCCGATTTTGGCTTTGATGCGCCTTTTGATGCTGAAAGTAGAATCTATAATAAGTCTTTGGGGGGTGGTAGTTTGTTGGATATTGGTATTTATCCAATTTTTGCTGCCTTAAGTTTTTTAGGTAAACCAGAAAAAATAAAAGCAACAGCTAAAATGGCCGATACCGGTGTTGATGCCAGATGTCATGCAACTTTCATTTATCCTGAAAACGTAAAAGCTGAACTTTATAGTTTTGTTGATAAAGAAACTGATGTTGCCGCAACCATAAAGCTAGAAAAAGCTGAAATTTATATAAAACCCAGATTTCACAATCCAAGTTCAGTAGTAATTACCACACCTACCGAAAACTTTACCAAAGAGTTTGGCGTAACTGCTAACGGATATAACTTTGAAGCAGAACACGTAGGAAAAATGCTTTTGGAAGGCAGGAAAGAAAGTACAGAAATGACTTTTGCAAAAAGTTTAGAACTTATAGAAATGCTAGATAGCGTTCGGGAAAAAATAGGTTTAAAATATTAA
- the kdsB gene encoding 3-deoxy-manno-octulosonate cytidylyltransferase, with amino-acid sequence MKEKLKIIAMIPARYDASRFPGKLMEDLNGKPVIQRTYEAAKKTGLFDEVYIVTDSDKIFDTAIAFGGKVIKSKEEHDCGSDRLAEAVHDIDVDIVVNVQGDEPFIDKNSLIRLLNVFAEDDAASIDLASLKVGLEDSDEITNPNNVKVITDNNGYALYFSRFPIPYPRNTEAKVMYYKHIGIYAFRKQALLDFRNLPMLQLENAEKIECIRYLEYGKNIKMVETEMQTIGIDTPEDLDKARNYLKNDSDQ; translated from the coding sequence ATGAAAGAAAAACTTAAGATAATAGCCATGATTCCCGCGCGCTATGATGCTTCTAGATTTCCTGGAAAATTAATGGAAGATCTAAACGGCAAGCCGGTAATCCAAAGAACATACGAAGCCGCAAAAAAAACAGGACTTTTTGACGAGGTGTATATCGTTACCGATAGTGATAAAATCTTCGATACTGCTATAGCATTTGGCGGTAAAGTTATTAAAAGCAAGGAGGAGCACGATTGTGGCAGTGATCGTCTTGCAGAAGCTGTTCACGATATAGATGTAGATATTGTTGTTAATGTTCAGGGAGATGAGCCTTTTATCGATAAAAATAGTTTGATACGATTGCTAAATGTTTTTGCTGAGGACGATGCAGCCAGTATAGACCTGGCATCTTTAAAAGTTGGTTTAGAAGATAGCGATGAAATTACCAATCCTAATAATGTAAAGGTAATTACCGATAATAATGGCTACGCTTTGTATTTTTCGAGATTTCCAATTCCTTATCCAAGAAATACCGAAGCTAAAGTTATGTATTATAAACACATTGGTATTTATGCATTTAGAAAACAAGCTTTATTAGACTTCCGCAATTTGCCCATGCTTCAGTTAGAAAATGCTGAAAAAATTGAATGTATTCGATATTTAGAATATGGTAAAAACATAAAGATGGTAGAAACCGAAATGCAAACAATCGGTATTGATACGCCAGAAGATTTAGATAAAGCAAGGAATTATTTGAAGAATGATAGCGATCAATAG
- a CDS encoding SRPBCC family protein has protein sequence MHQIHTFQKLPISKQKAWEFLSDPKNLKVITPDYMGFDITSGGDRPMFEGQIIQYVVTPIAGIKTKWVTEITHVKDGEYFVDEQRFGPYALWHHKHFIKEIEGGVEMEDIVDYKLPMGKLGDLAHPFMVKPKLQEIFEYRKKKLVELFGEYKAPHKDNDATLKQDILN, from the coding sequence ATGCACCAGATCCATACCTTTCAAAAATTACCTATTTCTAAACAAAAAGCTTGGGAATTTTTATCTGATCCTAAAAACCTTAAAGTAATTACACCAGATTACATGGGGTTCGATATCACTTCTGGTGGCGACCGCCCGATGTTCGAAGGACAGATAATCCAGTATGTTGTTACACCTATTGCAGGAATTAAAACCAAATGGGTAACCGAAATAACCCATGTTAAAGATGGTGAGTATTTTGTAGATGAACAACGATTTGGTCCCTACGCATTGTGGCATCACAAACATTTTATTAAAGAAATAGAAGGTGGTGTAGAAATGGAAGATATCGTAGATTATAAATTACCGATGGGCAAATTGGGTGACTTGGCGCATCCATTTATGGTTAAGCCCAAACTCCAGGAAATATTCGAATATCGTAAAAAAAAATTGGTAGAGCTTTTTGGTGAATATAAAGCTCCACATAAAGATAATGATGCGACGCTAAAACAAGATATACTAAACTAA
- a CDS encoding SDR family NAD(P)-dependent oxidoreductase, with translation MKKNILLIGGSTGIGFEIAKKLYKDDHIFIASRNKGDSEELEITHLEFDVLKDDISSLDLPEKLDGLVYCPGSINLKPFKMLKTKDFEEEMQLNFFGLINVVNALIPKLKEADKASLVFFSTVAVKVGMPFHTSVAAAKGAVEGFAKSLAAEYAPNLRVNVIAPSLTDTPLAQKLLNNDKKKEKMSDRHPLKRVGTTNDIASIATFLLSDDSSWMTGQIIGVDGGLSTLNIS, from the coding sequence ATGAAAAAGAATATTCTGCTTATAGGAGGTTCTACAGGAATAGGATTTGAAATCGCAAAAAAGCTTTACAAGGATGATCATATTTTTATCGCCTCAAGAAACAAAGGTGACTCTGAAGAATTAGAGATTACTCATTTAGAATTTGATGTTTTAAAAGATGATATTTCTTCTTTGGATCTACCTGAGAAGTTAGACGGACTTGTTTACTGTCCCGGAAGCATCAATCTTAAACCTTTTAAAATGCTAAAAACCAAAGATTTTGAAGAAGAAATGCAACTCAATTTCTTTGGTTTAATTAATGTTGTAAATGCATTGATACCCAAATTGAAAGAAGCTGATAAAGCAAGTCTTGTTTTCTTTAGTACCGTTGCAGTAAAAGTAGGCATGCCATTCCATACTAGCGTGGCTGCGGCGAAAGGGGCTGTTGAAGGTTTTGCAAAATCTTTAGCTGCAGAATATGCACCTAATCTAAGAGTAAACGTAATTGCTCCTTCTTTAACCGACACCCCTCTAGCCCAAAAACTCTTAAATAACGATAAGAAAAAAGAAAAGATGAGCGATAGACACCCGCTTAAAAGAGTGGGAACTACAAATGATATCGCGAGCATAGCTACCTTTTTATTGAGCGATGACAGTAGCTGGATGACTGGACAAATAATTGGAGTTGACGGCGGACTTTCAACGCTAAACATTTCGTAA
- a CDS encoding DUF2911 domain-containing protein, whose translation MKKVLQLFILFLGVSVFAQIQAPKPSPSAKVEQMVGLTTVTLDYSRPAMRGRTIFGDLVPYGEIWRTGANENTVISFSDDIKIQGKTLKAGKYSIYTIPNKETWEVMFYKTTNNWGNPQTWDDNMVALKAKADVVEMPEGMQMQSFTILIDELTNDGANLNFLWENTIAFLEFSVPTEEKTMASIDKVMNGPGGADYFAAAYYYHDAGKDLNKAWNWITKATEANPNAYWMLRKKSLIAADLGKKDEAIEAAKKSLAAAEKAGNKDYIKMNKDSLKEWGAK comes from the coding sequence ATGAAAAAAGTACTACAATTATTCATTTTATTTTTAGGAGTGTCGGTTTTTGCACAGATCCAGGCGCCTAAGCCAAGTCCTTCTGCAAAAGTAGAGCAGATGGTAGGTTTAACAACCGTAACTTTAGATTATTCGCGTCCTGCAATGCGAGGTAGGACGATCTTTGGCGATCTTGTACCTTACGGAGAAATCTGGAGAACCGGAGCAAATGAAAATACAGTAATCAGTTTCTCTGATGATATAAAAATTCAGGGTAAAACTTTAAAAGCTGGAAAATATTCTATTTATACCATCCCTAATAAAGAGACTTGGGAAGTAATGTTTTATAAAACAACCAATAACTGGGGAAATCCACAAACTTGGGACGATAACATGGTGGCCTTAAAAGCAAAAGCGGATGTTGTAGAGATGCCAGAGGGAATGCAGATGCAAAGTTTTACTATTTTAATTGATGAGCTGACTAATGATGGTGCAAATCTAAATTTCTTGTGGGAAAATACTATTGCTTTTTTAGAATTTTCAGTTCCTACGGAGGAAAAAACCATGGCCAGTATCGATAAAGTGATGAATGGTCCAGGCGGTGCGGACTACTTTGCTGCCGCATATTATTACCACGATGCAGGAAAGGATTTAAACAAAGCCTGGAATTGGATTACTAAAGCTACTGAAGCTAATCCTAATGCTTACTGGATGCTAAGAAAAAAATCATTGATAGCCGCAGATCTTGGTAAAAAAGACGAAGCCATTGAAGCTGCTAAAAAATCTTTGGCTGCTGCTGAAAAAGCCGGAAACAAAGATTACATTAAAATGAATAAAGATTCCTTGAAAGAATGGGGAGCTAAGTAA